The following coding sequences lie in one Bordetella genomosp. 9 genomic window:
- the ispF gene encoding 2-C-methyl-D-erythritol 2,4-cyclodiphosphate synthase, which translates to MKIPFRVGQGFDVHALVTGRPLIIGGVTIPHTHGLQGHSDADVLLHAITDAILGGAGLGDIGRHFPDTDPAYRGADSRVLLRDAAAKVRAAGWMVVNIDATVHAQAPKIGPHAAAMVRNISADLGLEEDAVNIKAKTNEGLGYLGRKEGIAATVAALLYRAEAADA; encoded by the coding sequence GTGAAAATCCCGTTCCGCGTTGGACAGGGCTTCGACGTCCACGCCCTGGTGACCGGACGCCCGCTGATCATCGGCGGCGTCACCATACCGCACACCCATGGGCTGCAGGGGCATTCCGATGCCGATGTGCTGCTGCATGCGATCACCGACGCCATCCTGGGAGGCGCAGGCCTGGGCGATATCGGGCGCCACTTTCCCGATACCGATCCTGCCTATCGCGGCGCCGACAGCCGCGTGCTGCTGCGCGACGCGGCGGCCAAGGTGAGGGCGGCTGGGTGGATGGTCGTCAACATCGACGCCACGGTGCACGCGCAGGCGCCCAAGATCGGCCCCCACGCCGCTGCGATGGTGCGCAATATCAGCGCCGACCTCGGCCTGGAGGAGGACGCGGTCAATATCAAGGCCAAGACCAACGAAGGGCTGGGTTATCTCGGGCGCAAGGAAGGCATCGCTGCCACGGTAGCCGCCCTCCTGTACCGCGCCGAAGCGGCGGACGCCTGA
- a CDS encoding carboxymuconolactone decarboxylase family protein: protein MEFIQAIKEAVPDWAKDIRLNLDGVIARSTLPAEDAVGAALAAAFASRSPMLIEAFKKGLSETDANAALTAAALMGMNNVWYPYVEMADDAQLKSLPAQLRMNAYATSGGVEKKRFELFALAASIVGKCHFCVQSHYALLKKEGYTVEQLRDVGRIASVVNAAALVLTAQGK from the coding sequence ATGGAATTCATCCAAGCCATTAAGGAAGCGGTGCCGGACTGGGCGAAAGACATCCGGCTGAACCTGGACGGCGTAATCGCGCGGTCCACGCTGCCCGCCGAAGACGCGGTGGGCGCGGCGCTGGCGGCGGCGTTCGCTTCGCGCAGCCCCATGCTGATCGAAGCCTTCAAGAAGGGACTGTCGGAAACCGACGCCAACGCGGCGCTGACGGCTGCGGCCCTCATGGGCATGAACAACGTCTGGTATCCGTATGTGGAAATGGCGGACGACGCGCAGCTGAAAAGCCTGCCTGCCCAATTGCGCATGAACGCGTACGCCACCAGCGGCGGCGTCGAGAAAAAACGCTTCGAGCTGTTCGCGCTGGCGGCGTCCATCGTGGGCAAATGCCACTTCTGCGTGCAGTCGCACTACGCCCTCCTGAAGAAGGAAGGCTACACGGTCGAACAATTGCGCGACGTGGGCCGTATCGCGTCGGTGGTCAACGCCGCTGCGCTGGTCCTGACCGCGCAAGGCAAGTAA
- a CDS encoding peroxiredoxin produces MKTVGDKLEPFKVIGVKPGFNHHEENGVSAFEDITESSFPGKWKVIYFYPKDFTFVCPTEIVGFNALAKEFEDRDAVLLGGSVDNEFVKLAWRREHPDLNKLGHYQFGDTTGSLVDQLGIREKGAGVALRATFIVDPDNVIQHVSVNNLNVGRNPEEILRLLDGLQTDELCPCNRKVGGETL; encoded by the coding sequence ATGAAAACTGTTGGCGACAAACTCGAGCCCTTCAAGGTCATCGGCGTCAAGCCCGGCTTCAACCACCACGAAGAAAACGGCGTCTCTGCGTTCGAAGACATCACCGAGAGCTCGTTCCCTGGCAAGTGGAAGGTGATCTACTTCTACCCGAAGGACTTTACCTTCGTGTGCCCCACCGAAATCGTCGGCTTCAACGCGCTGGCCAAGGAATTCGAAGACCGTGACGCCGTGCTGCTGGGCGGCTCCGTGGACAACGAATTCGTCAAGCTGGCCTGGCGCCGTGAGCACCCGGACCTGAACAAGCTGGGTCACTATCAGTTCGGCGACACCACTGGCTCGCTGGTCGACCAGCTGGGCATCCGTGAAAAGGGCGCCGGCGTGGCGCTGCGCGCGACCTTCATCGTCGATCCCGACAACGTCATCCAGCACGTGTCGGTGAACAACCTGAACGTCGGCCGCAACCCCGAGGAAATCCTGCGTCTGCTCGACGGCCTGCAAACCGACGAGCTCTGCCCCTGCAACCGTAAGGTCGGCGGCGAAACGCTGTAA
- the risS gene encoding sensor histidine kinase RisS, with translation MLRFRSTLKSMTSRIRLGLFGRTFLLLAALMLVSLGAWLQVFFSMELGPRANQMAQRVITAVNITRTALVYAQADERSKLLLDLATNEGIQVYPRELTDFAEPLPNDDYWQRVADHIRSRFGPDTQIAWGVNQVPGFWVSFRIDNDLYWLVFEREQIGLTGGIEWLGWGATALLLSLVGAAVSVGFVNRPLSRLARAAQVLSRGETPAPLPENGPLEIRDLNASFNRMARDIRQTEADRELMLAGISHDLRTPLARMRLEIEMSGVSEDARQAIDDDLAQIDHSIGQLMEYARPAGTLPQMATDVSSVLSELLERERSHTASTGGEIEASITPGLRARITALDLKRIVSNLLENARRYGRSGDGQAHLYMAVQSEGNIIAIEVSDRGPGIAADDVDRLLRPFSRGEAARTGVSGAGLGLAIVERLLKHVGGTLKMLPRPGGGLTARIELPKARLRNYQLDSES, from the coding sequence ATGCTCCGTTTTCGCAGCACGCTCAAATCCATGACGTCGCGGATACGTCTGGGCCTGTTCGGCCGTACGTTTCTGCTTCTCGCGGCCTTGATGCTCGTCAGCCTGGGCGCCTGGCTGCAGGTCTTCTTCAGCATGGAGCTGGGCCCGCGCGCCAACCAGATGGCGCAGCGCGTCATCACGGCGGTCAACATCACGCGCACGGCGCTCGTCTACGCGCAGGCGGACGAGCGCAGCAAGCTGCTGCTCGACCTTGCGACGAACGAAGGCATCCAGGTCTACCCGCGCGAACTGACGGATTTCGCCGAGCCGCTTCCCAACGACGACTATTGGCAGCGCGTGGCCGACCATATCCGCAGCCGCTTCGGCCCGGATACGCAGATCGCGTGGGGCGTCAACCAGGTACCCGGGTTCTGGGTCAGCTTCCGCATCGATAACGACCTGTACTGGCTGGTGTTCGAACGCGAGCAGATCGGATTGACCGGGGGCATCGAATGGCTGGGCTGGGGCGCCACCGCCCTGCTGCTTTCGCTCGTGGGGGCCGCGGTCAGCGTCGGCTTCGTGAACCGGCCGCTGTCGCGGCTGGCGCGCGCCGCCCAGGTGCTGTCGCGCGGGGAGACGCCCGCGCCACTGCCGGAAAACGGCCCCCTCGAAATCCGCGACCTCAACGCTTCATTCAACCGCATGGCCAGGGACATCCGCCAGACCGAGGCGGATCGGGAGCTGATGCTGGCCGGCATTTCGCATGACCTGCGCACGCCGCTGGCCCGCATGCGGCTGGAAATCGAAATGAGCGGGGTGTCCGAAGATGCGCGGCAGGCCATCGATGACGACCTTGCCCAGATCGACCACAGCATCGGACAGTTGATGGAGTATGCACGGCCGGCCGGGACCTTGCCGCAAATGGCCACGGATGTGTCCAGCGTACTCAGCGAGCTGCTCGAGCGCGAGCGCAGCCACACGGCGTCGACCGGGGGCGAAATCGAAGCGTCGATCACGCCGGGTCTGCGCGCCCGCATCACCGCACTGGACCTGAAGCGCATCGTCAGCAACCTGCTGGAGAACGCCCGCCGCTATGGCCGCTCGGGCGACGGGCAGGCGCATCTGTACATGGCGGTGCAATCCGAGGGCAATATCATCGCCATCGAGGTTTCGGATCGCGGCCCCGGGATTGCGGCGGACGACGTCGACCGCCTGCTGCGCCCGTTCTCGCGGGGCGAGGCCGCCCGTACGGGCGTCAGCGGCGCGGGGCTGGGACTGGCGATCGTGGAACGGCTTCTCAAGCACGTGGGTGGAACGCTGAAAATGCTGCCGCGGCCCGGCGGGGGCCTGACGGCCAGGATAGAGTTGCCCAAAGCCCGACTTAGAAATTATCAATTAGACAGCGAATCTTAA
- the risA gene encoding response regulator transcription factor RisA — translation MNTQNTTPTRKVLVVDDDPRLRDLLRRYLSEQGFNVFVAEDAKEMGKLWQREHFDLLVLDLMLPGEDGLSICRRLRGGHDNTPIIMLTAKAEEIDRIVGLEMGADDYLSKPFNPRELLARINAILRRRGTEEHPGAPSQENESIAFGPYVLNLSTRTLTRNNEQVPITTGEFSVLKVFARHPKIPLSRDKLMELARGREYEAFDRSLDVQISRLRKLIEPNPSKPVFIQTVWGLGYVFVPDGGS, via the coding sequence ATGAATACTCAAAACACCACTCCGACGCGCAAAGTCCTCGTTGTCGATGACGACCCCCGCCTGCGCGATCTGCTGCGGCGATATCTATCGGAACAGGGCTTCAACGTCTTCGTCGCGGAAGACGCCAAGGAAATGGGCAAGCTCTGGCAGCGCGAGCATTTCGACCTGCTGGTGCTGGACCTGATGCTGCCCGGCGAAGACGGCCTTTCCATCTGCCGTCGCCTCCGGGGTGGGCACGACAATACGCCTATTATCATGCTGACGGCCAAGGCCGAGGAAATCGATCGCATCGTGGGCCTGGAAATGGGCGCGGACGATTACCTTTCCAAGCCGTTCAACCCGCGCGAGCTGCTTGCGCGCATCAATGCCATCCTGCGCCGCCGCGGCACGGAAGAACACCCGGGCGCCCCGAGCCAGGAAAACGAGTCCATCGCCTTCGGGCCTTACGTCCTGAACCTTTCCACGCGCACCCTCACGCGCAACAATGAACAGGTTCCCATCACCACGGGCGAATTTTCGGTCCTGAAGGTTTTCGCCCGCCACCCCAAGATTCCGCTGTCGCGCGACAAGCTCATGGAACTGGCGCGCGGCCGGGAATACGAAGCGTTCGACCGCAGCCTGGACGTACAGATCTCGCGCCTGCGCAAACTCATCGAACCGAATCCCTCCAAGCCGGTCTTCATCCAGACGGTATGGGGCCTGGGCTACGTATTCGTACCGGACGGTGGCAGCTGA
- the tsaB gene encoding tRNA (adenosine(37)-N6)-threonylcarbamoyltransferase complex dimerization subunit type 1 TsaB, producing the protein MTSTLLALETSSSRCSVALLRDGPGGLSISALEHDGAQEHAERLLPMARDLLRDAALGPGDLKAVAFGQGPGAFTGLRVACGVAQGIAMAHGLPVVPIVSHLAVAAQVPARPEQAIVVALDARMSEVYLAVYRRTQGAADNTPWEVLAAPMLIAAAEAVPWVEGHLPLWRERTGLVLEPVLAGDAWESYAALMVPSADWTRYDAQRPHARDVARLALEAWKRGEGVPPENAAPLYVRDRVAYTTAERLAGQGGNPKAPSALHASAGARANPAAPNTAPSVAPASADASSGGALLLPPHAAAADTEGLPVEMAPMTAQDLDEMARIEASVQAFPWTRRNFADALAAGYDTCVLRRAGQVLGFCILMHAPDVSHLLVIAVDKRAHRQGLGSRLIAWCVERTRQRGIAGLLLEVRPSNVGAIAFYERHGFLHVGVRRGYYPAGRGKREDAMVMQKAIPGVGDGHG; encoded by the coding sequence ATGACTTCCACTCTTTTGGCGCTTGAAACCTCGTCCTCGCGGTGCAGTGTGGCGCTGTTGCGGGACGGTCCCGGCGGCCTGTCCATCTCGGCGCTCGAGCACGATGGCGCGCAGGAACACGCCGAGCGCCTGTTGCCGATGGCGCGGGACTTGCTGCGCGATGCCGCTCTTGGCCCGGGCGATCTGAAGGCCGTCGCTTTCGGCCAGGGACCCGGCGCGTTTACCGGCTTGCGAGTGGCGTGCGGCGTGGCCCAGGGCATCGCGATGGCGCATGGCTTGCCAGTGGTGCCGATCGTCTCGCATCTGGCCGTGGCGGCCCAGGTGCCGGCCCGGCCGGAGCAGGCCATCGTGGTGGCGCTGGACGCCCGCATGTCGGAGGTCTACCTGGCGGTTTACCGCCGCACGCAAGGCGCAGCCGACAACACCCCCTGGGAAGTGCTGGCGGCGCCCATGCTGATCGCCGCGGCCGAAGCCGTGCCGTGGGTCGAGGGTCACTTGCCGCTATGGCGCGAGCGCACGGGACTGGTGTTGGAGCCGGTGCTGGCTGGTGATGCCTGGGAAAGTTACGCCGCCTTGATGGTGCCCAGCGCCGATTGGACCCGCTACGACGCACAGCGTCCGCATGCCCGCGACGTGGCCCGTCTGGCCTTGGAGGCCTGGAAGCGCGGCGAAGGCGTGCCGCCGGAGAACGCGGCGCCGCTTTACGTGCGCGATCGCGTCGCCTACACGACGGCGGAACGGCTGGCCGGACAGGGCGGCAACCCGAAGGCGCCGTCCGCGCTCCATGCATCGGCCGGCGCCCGGGCGAATCCCGCCGCGCCGAACACCGCCCCGTCCGTCGCCCCCGCCTCGGCCGACGCTTCCTCGGGGGGCGCTTTGCTTCTTCCGCCGCATGCCGCTGCGGCCGATACGGAGGGCTTGCCGGTGGAAATGGCGCCCATGACGGCCCAGGATCTGGACGAAATGGCTCGTATCGAGGCTTCCGTCCAGGCATTCCCCTGGACGCGCCGCAATTTCGCCGACGCGCTGGCGGCTGGCTACGATACGTGCGTGTTGCGGCGTGCCGGCCAGGTGCTGGGGTTCTGCATCCTTATGCATGCCCCCGACGTCTCGCACCTGCTGGTTATCGCCGTGGACAAACGGGCGCATCGCCAGGGTCTGGGTTCGCGTCTGATTGCCTGGTGCGTCGAACGGACGCGTCAACGCGGCATTGCCGGGCTGCTGCTGGAAGTCCGGCCTTCCAACGTAGGCGCTATCGCCTTCTACGAACGTCACGGCTTCCTGCACGTCGGCGTGCGGCGGGGCTATTACCCTGCGGGACGCGGCAAGCGGGAGGACGCGATGGTGATGCAGAAGGCCATCCCCGGCGTTGGGGACGGCCATGGCTGA
- a CDS encoding uracil-DNA glycosylase family protein, with protein sequence MADLSAMPGAPRLNPLQRAWLRELGMEKIWLRQESGQPADATPARGPLTVPASPSSRQVQPAPAAAPTAVRDAGGVPPGASSLEQDTRSVSAGPAGPAGVAMPQARANGPAPAADTPVASPGKIAAPSRPVRPASPVAPSAKDPAAPAQPAPTPEALAAMDMETLRGCVAACTACGLCRGRRQAVFGMGPAPEQVRWLVVGEAPGEQEDRQGLPFVGRSGQLLDAMLAAVGMSRERDVYIANVIKCRPPGNRNPKPEEIAACSPYLMRQIALLKPERILVLGRFAAQTLLGTDAAISGLRGRVHILKTDGRDIPVVVSYHPAYLLRSPAEKARAWQDLRLALNL encoded by the coding sequence ATGGCTGATCTGTCGGCGATGCCTGGAGCACCCCGCCTGAATCCGCTCCAGCGCGCCTGGCTGCGCGAGCTGGGCATGGAGAAGATCTGGCTGCGGCAGGAATCGGGTCAGCCTGCCGATGCGACGCCCGCACGCGGCCCCCTGACGGTCCCTGCATCACCGTCCTCGCGACAGGTTCAACCGGCGCCGGCCGCGGCGCCGACAGCCGTGCGGGATGCCGGGGGCGTGCCGCCAGGCGCCTCATCCCTCGAGCAGGATACGCGGAGCGTGTCGGCCGGCCCGGCCGGGCCGGCGGGCGTCGCGATGCCGCAGGCCCGGGCGAACGGCCCGGCGCCCGCCGCGGACACGCCCGTAGCGTCGCCGGGCAAGATTGCCGCCCCATCACGGCCCGTCCGGCCTGCCAGCCCTGTGGCGCCATCCGCGAAGGACCCGGCCGCGCCAGCGCAGCCCGCGCCCACGCCCGAAGCTTTGGCCGCCATGGACATGGAAACCTTGCGCGGCTGCGTAGCGGCGTGTACGGCCTGCGGGCTGTGCCGCGGCAGGCGGCAGGCGGTGTTCGGCATGGGGCCGGCGCCCGAGCAGGTGCGATGGCTGGTGGTCGGCGAAGCCCCAGGGGAGCAGGAGGACCGGCAGGGTTTGCCGTTCGTCGGCCGTTCTGGGCAATTGCTGGATGCCATGCTGGCCGCCGTCGGCATGAGCCGCGAGCGCGACGTCTATATCGCCAACGTGATCAAGTGCCGCCCGCCCGGCAACCGCAATCCGAAGCCGGAGGAGATCGCCGCGTGCAGTCCCTACCTGATGCGGCAGATTGCCTTGTTGAAACCCGAACGTATCCTGGTGCTGGGCCGCTTCGCAGCGCAGACTTTGTTGGGGACCGACGCGGCCATCTCCGGGCTGCGTGGCCGAGTCCATATCTTGAAAACCGACGGCCGGGACATTCCGGTTGTGGTGAGCTACCACCCCGCGTATCTATTGCGCAGTCCAGCGGAAAAAGCGCGCGCCTGGCAGGACCTGCGGCTCGCTCTGAATCTCTAG
- the lplT gene encoding lysophospholipid transporter LplT, which translates to MKRGFYLVMAAQALSSLADNALFIAAIALIQELHGPDWMAPIMKWSFALAYVLLAAFVGAVADSYPKGRVMFATNALKVAGCLLMFSYASLGLPHTGQTYLICVAYALVGVGAAAYSPAKYGIVTEMLPPELLVKGNSWIEGLTVISIILGTVLGGALISPEISQIILSHPVSGRLVRTPAEAAILVIAGVYLLASVCNLLIPHTHVRYPPQQKNPIRLIRTFGGYVRVLWKDKLGQISLAVTTLFWGAGATLQLIVIEWGRSQLGYRLDQASILMGVAAVGTVIGSILAGRIPLRKALSVLPVGAAMGLVVLLMPLVHATWSVYLLLLIVGGLAGFFVVPMNALLQHRGHVLLSAGHSIAVQNFNEQLNILLMVAIYTVLLWLQLPIGIVIVIFGSIVAILMLIFMRWSHRNLQSRPELLSQIGQEGHGQALEGRVH; encoded by the coding sequence TTGAAACGAGGTTTTTATCTGGTCATGGCCGCGCAGGCCCTTTCCTCGCTGGCGGATAATGCCCTTTTCATCGCTGCGATTGCCCTGATCCAGGAACTGCATGGGCCCGATTGGATGGCGCCAATCATGAAATGGTCGTTCGCGCTGGCCTATGTGCTTCTGGCGGCTTTCGTAGGCGCCGTGGCCGACTCCTACCCCAAGGGCCGCGTGATGTTCGCCACCAATGCGCTGAAGGTGGCGGGCTGTCTGCTCATGTTCTCCTATGCAAGCCTGGGCCTGCCGCACACGGGGCAAACCTATCTGATCTGCGTCGCATATGCGCTGGTCGGCGTGGGCGCCGCGGCCTACTCGCCGGCGAAGTACGGCATCGTCACCGAAATGCTGCCGCCCGAACTGCTCGTCAAGGGCAATAGCTGGATCGAAGGTCTGACCGTCATTTCAATCATCCTCGGCACCGTGCTTGGCGGCGCGCTCATATCGCCGGAGATTTCACAGATCATCCTGAGCCACCCCGTGAGCGGCAGACTGGTGCGCACGCCCGCCGAGGCCGCCATCCTCGTCATCGCGGGCGTATATCTGCTGGCCTCGGTGTGCAACCTGCTCATTCCGCACACCCACGTGCGATATCCGCCCCAGCAAAAGAACCCCATCCGTTTGATCCGGACGTTCGGCGGCTATGTCCGCGTCCTATGGAAAGACAAACTCGGCCAGATCTCGCTGGCCGTGACCACGCTGTTCTGGGGCGCCGGCGCCACGCTGCAACTGATCGTGATCGAATGGGGCCGCAGCCAGCTGGGATACCGGCTGGACCAGGCGTCGATTCTGATGGGCGTGGCGGCGGTGGGCACTGTGATCGGGTCCATCCTGGCCGGCCGGATTCCGCTGCGCAAGGCGCTGAGCGTGCTTCCAGTGGGCGCCGCGATGGGCCTGGTGGTGCTGCTGATGCCATTGGTGCACGCGACCTGGAGCGTGTACCTGCTGCTGCTGATCGTCGGCGGCCTGGCCGGGTTTTTCGTGGTGCCGATGAACGCGCTGTTGCAGCACCGCGGCCACGTGCTGCTATCAGCGGGCCACTCCATCGCCGTGCAGAATTTCAATGAGCAGCTCAACATCCTGCTCATGGTCGCCATCTATACCGTGCTGCTGTGGCTGCAATTGCCCATCGGCATCGTCATCGTGATCTTCGGCTCCATCGTTGCGATCCTGATGCTGATCTTCATGCGCTGGAGCCACCGCAATCTGCAATCGCGGCCCGAGCTGCTGTCGCAGATTGGCCAGGAAGGCCACGGGCAGGCGCTGGAAGGCCGCGTCCACTGA